One Rosa chinensis cultivar Old Blush chromosome 5, RchiOBHm-V2, whole genome shotgun sequence genomic region harbors:
- the LOC112164655 gene encoding uncharacterized protein LOC112164655, which produces METLLGRALEYTLKYWLKSFSRDQFKWQGRTVQLSNLDMDGDALHSSMGLPPALHVTTARVGKLVIVLPSSLSNVQVEPIVVQIDKLDLVLEETSELDARNSPSSSPSSTSSGKGSGYGFADKIADGMTIEIHTVNLLLETCGGGRQGGAAWASPLASITIHNLLLYSTNENWQVVNLKEAREFSTNKKFIYVFKKLEWESLSIDLLPHPDMFTDANIASTQNGGTQRDDDGAKRAFFGGERFIEGISGEAYITVQRTELNSPLGLEVQLHITEAICPAISEPGLRALLRFMTGLYVCLNRGDVDSNTQQRSTEAAGCSIVSIVVDHIFLCIKDTEFKLELLMQSLFFSRTSVSDGEIDNNLSKVMIGGLFLRDTHSRPPCTLVQPSMDAISDEPVHVPDFGKDFCPPIYPLGAQQWQLIVGVPLLCLHSLQTKPSPVPPAFATQTVINCQPLMIHLQEESCLRISSFLADGIVVNPGAVLPDFSVNSLIFTLKELDVTVPLDVDNLRSRGNNRSSINQSSFSGARLHIKNLFFSESPSLKLRLLNLDKDPACFCLWEGQPVDASQKKWTTRASHLTLSLETCTASAGLQSSLDGTSGLWRCVELKDACIEVAMVTADGSPLTNVPPPGGIVRIGLACEKYISNTSVEQLYFVLDLYAYFGRVSEKIVLVGKYTRPKTSTDDTFKGKLIDKVPNDTAVSLMVNNLQLRFLESSSMHVEGTPLVQFVGHDLFIRVTHRTLGGAVAVSSIIRWDSVEVDCIDSEGNLASENGRDLISIENGHGVLVSGNGYPQLRPVFWIDNQINHSSNGKAIVDRFLDINVEHVIPLNEQDVECHSLNVSACISGIRLGGGMNYAESLLHRFGILEADGGPGKGLSKELENLRAGPLSKIFEPSPLIVDSKEDGSSGDGKESEVLHLGKPDDVNVSIELKNWLFALEGAQEMAVFRSSSNQEGDSREERSWHTTFHNLHLKGKSRPKQMMNGIRKSYRTPKYPLELVTVGVEGLQILKPHAHNYHNPAILNVNGTKESAGVNLELRLVTMEDSVDHEMVEWVVENVKFSVEQPIEAVVSKDELQHLVLLCKSEVDSMGRITAGILRLFKLEETIGQAAMDQLTNLGSEGIDKIFTPEKLSRSSSFYSAGLSQSNLINEGPVTSTTTSKMTVASLEEAVTDSQVKCAALLTELGTSESSVQHLATVKQLTQKLRSMQSLLTKLKSQI; this is translated from the exons ATGGAGACCCTTCTGGGTCGAGCGCTGGAGTATACTCTCAAGTACTGGCTCAAATCCTTCTCCAGAGACCAGTTCAAGTGGCAGGGACGGACGGTTCAGCTTTCCAATTTAG ATATGGACGGCGATGCTTTGCACTCCAGCATGGGATTACCGCCGGCGCTGCACGTGACCACGGCCAGAGTCGGAAAACTTGTGATAGTG CTCCCATCATCGTTGAGCAATGTTCAAGTGGAACCGATAGTAGTGCAGATTGACAAGCTGGATTTGGTTTTAGAGGAGACTTCGGAGTTGGATGCGAGAAACAGTCCTAGCAG TTCGCCATCATCCACTAGCTCCGGGAAAGGAAGTGGTTATGGATTTGCTGATAAG ATTGCAGATGGAATGACTATAGAGATTCACACAGTTAATCTTCTACTTGAAACTTGTGGGGGTGGTCGCCAAGGAGGGGCAGCTTG GGCATCTCCTCTGGCTTCTATCACTATACACAACCTTTTGCTGTATTCTACTAATGAAAATTGGCAG GTAGTAAATCTTAAGGAAGCACGGGAGTTCTCCACCAACAAAAAGTTCATTTATGTTTTCAAA AAACTTGAGTGGGAATCTTTGTCCATCGATCTCCTGCCTCACCCTGATATGTTCACGGATGCTAATATAGCGAGCACTCAAAATGGAGGAACCCAGAGAGATGATGATGGTGCAAAGCGAGCTTTCTTTGGTGGGGAGCGCTTTATAGAAGGAATTTCAGGAGAAGCTTAT ATCACAGTGCAAAGGACTGAATTAAATAGCCCACTCGGTCTTGAGGTTCAGTTACATATCACAGAAGCCATTTGTCCTGCAATAAGTGAACCAG GACTACGTGCTCTTCTCCGCTTTATGACTGGATTATATGTCTGTCTGAATAGAGGAGATGTTGATTCAAATACTCAGCAG CGGTCAACTGAAGCAGCAGGCTGTTCTATCGTTTCAATTGTTGTAGATCACATATTTCTCTGCATTAAAGATACTG AATTCAAGCTTGAACTTTTGATGCAGTCACTCTTCTTTTCACGG ACAAGTGTTTCTGATGGAGAAATTGACAATAACTTGTCTAAGGTTATGATTGGTGGGctctttttaag GGATACCCATTCAAGACCTCCTTGCACTTTAGTGCAACCATCAATGGATGCCATTTCCGACGAACCTGTGCATGTTCCTGACTTTG GTAAGGACTTTTGCCCTCCCATATATCCTTTGGGAGCTCAGCAGTGGCAGTTGATCGTGGGTGTCCCTCTTTTATGCCTTCATTCTCTTCAGACCAAGCCCTCCCCTGTGCCTCCAGCTTTTGCTACACAAACAGTCATTAATTGCCAACCCCTGATG ATTCATCTTCAGGAAGAATCCTGTTTGAGGATCTCTTCCTTCCTGGCCGATGGAATTGTTGTCAATCCCGGTGCTGTTTTGCCAGATTTCTCAGTAAATTCCTTGATTTTCACCCTCAAGGAATTAGATGTTACCGTTCCTTTGGACGTGGACAATTTGCGTAGTCGTGGTAACAACAGAAGCAGTATCAACCAGAGTTCCTTTTCCGGAGCAAGGCTTCACATTAAGAACTTGTTCTTCTCAGAGTCACCGTCACTAAAACTAAGGCTACTGAATTTGGACAAGGATCCTGCTTGCTTCTGTCTCTGGGAAGGTCAACCAGTTGATGCTAGCCAGAAGAAATGGACTACCAGAGCATCACACCTTACTTTGTCTCTCGAAACGTGTACTGCATCAGCTGGACTTCAGAGTTCTCTTGATGGGACCTCAGGCTTGTGGAGATGTGTTGAGCTGAAAGATGCTTGCATAGAAGTAGCTATGGTAACTGCTGATGGGAGCCCATTAACAAATGTTCCTCCTCCTGGTGGTATTGTCAGGATAGGGCTAGCTTGTGAAAAGTATATCTCAAATACTTCTGTTGAACAGTTGTATTTTGTTTTGGATCTTTATGCGTACTTTGGCAGAGTTAGTGAAAAGATAGTTCTTGTTGGAAAATATACTAGACCAAAGACGAGTACGGATGATACGTTCAAGGGGAAGCTAATTGACAAGGTTCCCAATGATACAGCAGTTAGTTTAATGGTGAATAATCTTCAGCTACGATTTCTGGAATCATCTTCCATGCATGTTGAAGGAACGCCTCTAGTTCAGTTTGTTGGGCATGATCTCTTTATAAGAGTTACTCACAGAACTCTTGGTGGTGCAGTTGCTGTTTCCTCCATTATACGTTGGGATAGCGTTGAGGTGGACTGCATAGACAGTGAGGGAAACTTGGCATCTGAGAATGGCAGAGATTTAATTTCTATTGAAAATGGTCATGGTGTTTTGGTGAGTGGAAATGGGTATCCTCAACTAAGACCTGTCTTTTGGATAGATAACCAAATAAACCATTCATCAAATGGTAAAGCTATTGTAGATCGATTTCTTGACATAAACGTGGAACATGTAATTCCTTTAAACGAACAAGATGTAGAGTGTCACAGTTTGAATGTGTCAGCTTGTATTTCTGGCATTCGCCTAGGTGGCGGAATGAACTATGCTGAATCCTTGCTGCATCGCTTTGGAATACTTGAGGCTGATGGTGGTCCTGGGAAGGGGCTATCTAAAGAGTTGGAGAATTTACGAGCAGGCCCCCTTTCAAAAATTTTTGAACCATCACCTCTCATTGTTGATTCAAAAGAGG atGGAAGTTCAGGAGATGGGAAAGAGAGTGAGGTTTTGCACTTGGGAAAGCCAGATGATGTGAATGTGTCCATAGAATTGAAAAATTGGTTATTTGCTCTTGAAGGCGCACAGGAAATGGCAGTGTTTAGAAGTTCCTCCAATCAGGAGGGTGATAGCAGAGAAGAGAGGTCTTGGCACACAACATTCCACAATCTGcacctaaaaggaaaaagccgtccaaaacaaatgatgaatGGCATTAGAAAGTCATACAGGACACCAAAATATCCTTTAGAATTGGTGACT GTTGGTGTGGAAGGCTTGCAGATATTGAAGCCACATGCCCATAACTATCATAATCCTGCTATCTTAAATGTGAATGGGACCAAGGAATCTGCAGGTGTAAATCTGGAACTTCGCCTGGTGACAATGGAGGACAGTGTTGATCATGAAATGGTGGAATGGGTAGTAGAAAATGTGAAATTTTCTGTTGAGCAACCG ATTGAGGCAGTTGTATCTAAGGATGAGCTGCAACATCTTGTTTTATTGTGCAAGTCGGAAGTTGACTCAATGGGTCGAATAACAGCTGGAATTCTGCGGCTATTTAAGTTGGAGGAGACCATAGGCCAGGCTGCTATGGATCAACTGACCAACCTTG GAAGTGAGGGCATTGACAAGATCTTCACTCCTGAGAAGCTCAGCAGGAGTAGCAGCTTCTACAGTGCTGGGCTCTCTCAATCAAATTTGATAAATGAAGGCCCAGTTACAAGTACAACCACCTCAAAAATGACCGTGGCTTCACTTGAGGAGGCAGTTACTGATTCACAGGTCAAGTGTGCTGCTCTTCTTACTGAACTGGGCACTTCAGAATCTTCCGTGCAACATCTTGCAACTGTAAAACAGCTCACTCAAAAACTTCGGAGTATGCAGAGTTTATTGACAAAATTAAAGTCTCAGATATAG
- the LOC112203637 gene encoding receptor-like protein 7 isoform X2 — protein sequence MVSARKLRYRTEPSPSRCIEVEQQSLLHFKKSLVFDSSKSSKLITWNSSTDCCSWLGVTCSTNGSVVCIDISSESFSSFSRSIDNSSSLFQIQHLQSLNLAYNYFNGSSIPSAIEKLTELSNATEDHITSDTEVFITHLEIRSSFIPITLSFCPNCQSQFQPLIAGD from the exons CAGGTGTATTGAAGTCGAGCAACAATCATTGCTCCATTTCAAGAAAAGTCTTGTATTTGATTCTTCCAAATCCTCCAAGCTTATCACATGGAATTCGAGTACCGACTGCTGTTCTTGGCTTGGTGTAACTTGCAGCACTAATGGGAGTGTTGTTTGTATTGACATCAGTAGCGAGTCTTTCTCATCATTCTCACGCAGCATTGACAATTCCAGCAGTCTGTTCCAAATTCAACATCTTCAGAGCCTCAATTTAGCCTATAACTACTTCAATGGCTCATCAATTCCATCTGCAATCGAAAAGCTTACAGAATTGAG CAATGCGACTGAGGATCACATAACCTCAGACACAGAGGTCTTCATCACCCACCTGGAAATTCGAAGTAGTTTCATTCCAATCACCCTGTCGTTTTGTCCTAACTGCCAGTCTCAATTTCAACCTCTGATCGCTGGAGATTAA
- the LOC112167282 gene encoding E2F transcription factor-like E2FE, which produces MSSSAAAAVDRPPATTTTTRRDASYSRKQKSLSLLCSNFLSLYNRDDGATALIGLDDAASRLGVVRRRIYDIVNVLESVGLLSRKSKNTYTWKGFGAVPNALKELREEGLDLTPIPAACNNNPLDETKREKSLALLAQNFVKLFVCTGSESESISLDEAAKLLLGVGDAHNVSVMRTKVRRIYDIANVLSSVNLIEKTHTADTGKPAYRWLGLNGRRDGLNLNSELNSEQAKKRSFGTDLTNASSKRSKVVEKRVQDQGEVENCNSDGGGGAKESSKSYQFGPFAPVAVPRARKGVDVNKVCWESLGAYYRPQYQNQAMKELFSHYREAWMLWNSQVAEKNPIQSS; this is translated from the coding sequence ATgtcctcctccgccgccgccgccgtcgatcgtcctccggccaccaccaccaccacccgcCGCGACGCCtcctacagccgaaagcagaaGTCCCTGAGCCTCCTCTGCTCCAATTTCCTCAGCCTCTACAACCGCGACGACGGCGCCACTGCCCTGATCGGCCTAGACGACGCCGCCTCCCGCCTCGGCGTCGTCCGCCGCCGGATCTACGACATCGTCAACGTGCTGGAGAGCGTCGGACTGCTGTCAAGAAAGTCCAAGAACACGTACACGTGGAAGGGTTTCGGCGCGGTCCCTAACGCCCTGAAGGAGCTCAGAGAAGAAGGCCTGGATCTGACTCCGATCCCGGCGGCCTGCAATAACAACCCCCTGGATGAGACCAAGAGGGAAAAGTCTCTGGCGCTTCTGGCGCAGAATTTCGTGAAGCTGTTCGTGTGTACCGGATCGGAATCGGAATCGATTTCTCTTGATGAAGCTGCAAAATTACTGCTTGGAGTTGGAGATGCTCACAATGTATCAGTGATGAGGACAAAGGTGAGGAGGATCTATGACATTGCGAATGTGTTATCGTCGGTGaatttgattgagaagactcatACGGCGGATACAGGGAAGCCGGCGTACAGGTGGTTGGGGCTGAATGGGAGAAGAGAtggtttgaatttgaattcgGAGCTGAATTCGGAGCAGGCTAAGAAGAGGAGCTTTGGGACAGATCTGACGAATGCGAGTAGTAAGAGGAGCAAGGTTGTGGAGAAGAGAGTTCAAGATCAGGGTGAGGTTGAGAACTGCAATTCGGATGGCGGTGGTGGGGCGAAGGAGAGTTCGAAGAGCTACCAGTTTGGTCCTTTCGCTCCGGTGGCGGTTCCAAGAGCTAGGAAGGGTGTTGACGTCAACAAGGTTTGCTGGGAGAGTCTGGGGGCTTATTATCGGCCTCAGTATCAGAACCAAGCGATGAAGGAGCTGTTTTCGCATTATAGGGAAGCGTGGATGTTGTGGAACTCTCAAGTTGCTGAGAAGAATCCAATTCAGAGTTCTTGA